From one Montipora capricornis isolate CH-2021 chromosome 10, ASM3666992v2, whole genome shotgun sequence genomic stretch:
- the LOC138021313 gene encoding transmembrane protein 161B-like — translation MALFGVQFVLSVAMATILQKISPFISLGKWILCNEHLVRYLHPSDDELKLLIGKNTAVSTNKSKARKGAASDSRKRQSNAAASRENDHDVNTFTVPCNIDVHLDKSVIEEIDLLPQFLYHDYKWLIDFSFCAAVINVFVEIFAFFLPEIYTQELNLGLVWNFLVIFFAIKVLFTLVSAYWRGDDTGERSICLVFGMFFFVVAMAVLVIDESLLDFGLDKGYESFSEKVSEFMKKQGISSSGPAPKWVFKLFLAVASALLGAFLSFPGMRLANMYLDSLYYCRESRIMLILLHFNFLAPFFLVFLWVTPIVQGPLMTGSWHGDFSSKDAQPILTEKGYHNLRFILLLLFCGLRLSLVWRHLQSYLDMAHDRIEKMKKETGRISNVDLQRKVARVFYYLSAAALQYLAPTILLLFSVLILRTLGCEDWNSNPVGASRIQYSALISNSTREAALSLRGVLTPVLFQGVMSYMVWWLCTAWLITSVFGVVYLKIFATS, via the exons ATG GCCCTGTTTGGAGTTCAGTTTGTCTTgagtgttgccatggcaaccattCTTCAAAAAATCTCTCCATTCATTTCTTTGGGGAAATGGATCCTCTGCAATGAGCA CCTTGTTAGATATCTCCATCCAAGTGATGACGAACTTAAACTTCTCATTGGTAAGAATACTGCAGTATCGACTAATAAGAGCAAAGCAAGAAAGGGGGCGGCCTCAGACTCGAG aaagagaCAATCAAATGCAGCAGCTTCTAGGGAAAATGACCATGATGTCAACACTTTCACTGTTCCTTGCAATATTGATGTTCATTTGGACAAATCAGTG ATTGAAGAGATTGATCTGCTGCCTCAGTTCCTTTACCACGATTACAAATGGCTAATTGACTTCTCATTCTGTGCTGCTGTCATCAATGTCTTCGTTGAgatctttgctttctttttgccTGAAATTTATACACAGGAGTTGAACTTGGGCCTGGTGTGGAACTTTCTTGTTATCTTCTTTGCAAT CAAGGTGCTATTCACTCTTGTCTCAGCATACTGGAGAGGAGATGACACAGGGGAGCGATCCATATGTCTTGTGTTTGGTATGTTCTTTTTCGTTGTTGCCATGGCTGTTCTCGTGATTGATGAGTCTCTCCTGGACTTTGGCCTCGACAAAG GTTACGAAAGCTTTTCAGAAAAGGTTTCAGAATTTATGAAGAAACAAGGCATTTCTTCCAG TGGTCCAGCTCCAAAGTGGGTGTTCAAACTCTTTCTTGCTGTGGCTTCCGCTTTACTTGGAGCGTTTCTTAGTTTTCCCGGCATGCGTTTAGCCAACATGTATTTGGATTCATTGTATTACTGTAGAGAGTCTCGCATCATGTT GATCCTTCTGCATTTCAACTTCTTGGCTCCTTTTTTCCTTGTCTTTTTGTGGGTGACGCCCATTGTACAAGGACCATTGATGACCGGCTCATGGCACGGAGACTTCTCCAGCAAAGACGCCCAACCCAT ATTAACAGAGAAAGGATACCACAACCTTCGCTTCATCCTGCTTCTGTTGTTTTGCGGTTTGCGGCTTAGTCTGGTGTGGCGCCATCTTCAGTCTTATCTTGACATGGCGCACGACAGGATTGAGAAGATGAAGAAAGAAACCGGAAGAATCAGTAACGTCGATTTACAACGCAAG GTCGCCCGAGTGTTTTATTATCTCTCAGCGGCTGCTCTTCAATACTTGGCGCCAACGATTCTTCTCTTGTTCTCTGTGTTGATACTGCGAACACTCG GTTGTGAAGATTGGAACAGTAATCCCGTGGGTGCCTCTCGTATCCAGTACTCCGCTCTCATATCAAACAGCACAAGAGAGGCTGCACTGAGTCTGCGCGGGGTTCTGACACCTGTGTTGTTCCAAGGAGTCATGTCTTACATGGTGTGGTGGCTCTGCACCGCTTGGCTTATTACATCAGTGTTTGGAGTTGTTTATCTCAAGATATTCGCAACCAGTTGA